The following coding sequences are from one Paenibacillus sp. JDR-2 window:
- a CDS encoding family 78 glycoside hydrolase catalytic domain gives MLINQTIVDKAEALIPKLMESVVEPRSVVEIVADAESFQGWRVEQAEDQAWKERVLGKGDSFILDFGDHLVGYVSLKVKPVGSPPDAPLKLKLTIGEMPCEIAEPFESYDGWLSSSWLQEETIFVDVLPAEIKLPRRYTFRYIKVDVLDTSKKYNVSFEQVECTAVTSGDVARVAPLPESLSGEWSEMDRIAVKTLQDCMQTVFEDGPKRDRRLWIGDLRLQAQANYLTFNNHDLVKRCLYLFAGMRLPDGAVGACVFEKPFAHADDTRLYDYALFFVACLYDYYEASGDRETLEELWPIAMEQLEIGVERLDERGIVRDDETWWSFIDWHPELNKQAPSQGVLIYCLKRGLELARILGLADKQLYIEKQIARTAEAAVTGLWDEEAGFFVSGPARQISWASQIWLVLADVLPVEDNAALLERLFEEQPAIGMTTPYMYHHLIEALFSVGSREKATRQMQAYWGEMIKDGADTFWELYNPEDKKLSPYGSNLINSYCHAWSCTPTYFIRKYLI, from the coding sequence ATGTTAATCAATCAAACGATAGTCGATAAAGCAGAAGCATTGATACCTAAATTAATGGAAAGCGTGGTTGAGCCGAGGTCCGTTGTGGAAATAGTGGCCGATGCTGAGTCATTTCAAGGCTGGCGGGTTGAGCAGGCAGAGGATCAGGCGTGGAAGGAGCGGGTGCTCGGAAAAGGAGACAGCTTTATTCTAGACTTTGGCGATCACCTTGTTGGTTACGTAAGCTTGAAGGTGAAGCCCGTTGGCAGCCCTCCTGACGCGCCGTTAAAACTGAAGCTGACGATAGGGGAAATGCCTTGCGAGATTGCGGAGCCTTTTGAGTCGTACGACGGCTGGCTGAGCAGCTCCTGGCTGCAGGAGGAGACGATCTTTGTTGATGTCTTGCCTGCGGAGATCAAGCTCCCGAGACGGTATACGTTCCGCTATATCAAGGTGGATGTTCTGGATACTTCGAAAAAATATAACGTATCATTCGAGCAGGTGGAGTGCACGGCGGTTACATCCGGCGATGTTGCCCGCGTTGCGCCGCTGCCGGAAAGCTTGTCCGGCGAATGGTCGGAGATGGACCGGATAGCGGTTAAAACGCTGCAGGACTGCATGCAGACCGTATTTGAGGACGGGCCGAAGCGGGATCGCAGGCTGTGGATCGGAGACTTGAGGCTGCAGGCGCAGGCGAACTATTTGACGTTTAACAACCATGATTTGGTGAAGCGCTGCTTGTATTTGTTTGCCGGCATGCGGCTTCCGGACGGTGCGGTTGGAGCTTGCGTCTTTGAGAAGCCGTTTGCCCATGCGGATGATACAAGGCTCTACGATTACGCGCTGTTTTTTGTGGCTTGCTTGTACGACTATTATGAGGCATCCGGGGATAGGGAGACGCTTGAAGAGCTATGGCCGATTGCCATGGAACAGCTGGAGATTGGCGTGGAGAGACTGGATGAGCGGGGAATCGTGCGCGATGACGAGACCTGGTGGAGCTTTATCGACTGGCATCCGGAGCTGAACAAGCAGGCGCCGTCGCAAGGCGTATTGATCTATTGCCTGAAGCGCGGACTGGAGCTGGCCCGCATTCTTGGTTTGGCAGACAAGCAGCTATATATAGAAAAACAAATTGCAAGGACGGCTGAGGCAGCTGTTACTGGATTATGGGATGAGGAAGCGGGCTTCTTCGTCAGCGGCCCTGCCCGCCAGATTTCTTGGGCATCGCAGATCTGGCTTGTCCTTGCGGACGTGTTGCCAGTGGAGGATAACGCAGCCTTGCTCGAGCGCCTGTTCGAGGAGCAGCCGGCGATCGGAATGACAACGCCATATATGTACCATCATCTGATCGAGGCATTGTTCTCGGTCGGCAGCAGGGAGAAAGCCACCCGGCAGATGCAGGCTTATTGGGGCGAGATGATCAAGGACGGCGCGGACACGTTCTGGGAGCTGTACAATCCGGAGGATAAAAAGCTATCTCCGTACGGCAGCAATCTGATCAACAGCTACTGCCACGCATGGAGCTGCACGCCAACCTATTTTATTCGGAAGTATCTGATTTAG
- a CDS encoding ABC transporter ATP-binding protein: MLNTSPSPNTITIERLNKSYSDVRPGTAGSVHYIIKDIDLVVKGGEFFVLLGPSGCGKSTLLNMIAGFVSKTGGSLRVGNDEVDKPGKERAVVFQQADSSLFPWLTVRQNVEFGLKMKKMPKDERKEISDRYIRLVGLYGHENKFPRELSGGMKQRVQLARVLANDPAILLMDEPFGALDAMTRRIMQKELSQIWRETGKTVIFVTHDIQEALLLGQRIAVMSTGPNAKISSIYQVPLGYPRDPASPELNELQRHIQSHFDAEQEGGMYP, encoded by the coding sequence ATGTTGAATACGAGTCCATCTCCAAATACGATTACCATCGAGCGGCTTAATAAAAGCTATTCCGACGTGAGACCCGGCACTGCCGGCTCCGTTCACTACATTATTAAAGATATCGATCTTGTCGTGAAAGGCGGAGAGTTCTTTGTTCTTCTAGGCCCAAGCGGCTGCGGCAAATCAACGCTGCTCAATATGATCGCGGGCTTTGTCTCCAAGACCGGAGGCAGCCTGCGCGTCGGGAACGATGAAGTCGACAAGCCCGGCAAGGAAAGAGCGGTTGTCTTCCAGCAGGCGGACTCCTCCCTCTTCCCTTGGCTGACGGTCCGGCAAAACGTTGAGTTTGGCCTGAAAATGAAAAAGATGCCAAAGGATGAGCGCAAGGAAATATCGGACCGTTATATCCGGCTTGTCGGATTGTACGGCCATGAGAACAAATTCCCGCGCGAATTGTCCGGCGGCATGAAACAGCGCGTCCAGCTTGCCCGCGTATTGGCCAATGATCCGGCGATTCTGCTGATGGATGAACCGTTTGGCGCGCTGGACGCGATGACAAGACGGATTATGCAAAAGGAATTAAGCCAGATTTGGCGGGAAACCGGCAAGACGGTTATTTTCGTCACCCATGATATTCAGGAAGCGCTGCTGCTCGGACAACGAATCGCCGTTATGTCTACCGGACCTAATGCCAAGATCTCCAGCATCTATCAGGTTCCGCTCGGCTATCCGCGCGATCCGGCCTCCCCGGAGCTGAACGAGCTTCAGCGCCATATCCAGTCCCACTTTGATGCCGAGCAGGAAGGAGGCATGTACCCATGA
- a CDS encoding sensor histidine kinase: MRSFSLSSLLRQYRPRRLRTRILLAVVLLSVPPLIILGYISFNISKNTIVHNHLDNNKHNLQAASEVADLLFRNVINMHRLILANDQLRDELKASAADESHVLDIRTANRLQNLVVRNLIDTRHIDSICLFDRGFHSVCYGSVEANAGIYDDETSRSVIGQTDWYKRAEAANGREVFFSYNVLQSINSGNAGTSFSSVKLLRDPANFRVIGLLIINLKKTIFEQAMGDDGDFIVLDTTGKFSRSVYAQNASIEHLIDREVGEDSVLRELHQHGYLTVGYRNATTNWTFLHIVKTNVLLQDSNRIGTVTMLIAGFIALIAIILSMFVSGSITRPLLQLKKMMVDWSKGSGASVQVISFEEDEVGAIGETFRKISSENKQLNERLIHSQLKEREAELRTLQAQIKPHFLYNTLDSIYWMAILQNNADIAKMTVALSESFKISLNKGKETIPVFKELQHIEHYMTIQNLRYKSRFHYIVNVEQGLMSIEILKLILQPLVENAIYHGLEPKVGEGSIRLTGRMEDGTAVFTVEDDGVGMEDIQATETGYGLVNVRERIMLYYGHRSSLTVRSEPGKGTIVEIRFRPNEIREG, translated from the coding sequence ATGCGATCCTTTTCCTTATCCTCGCTTCTAAGGCAGTACCGTCCCCGCAGACTTCGTACCCGAATTCTGCTGGCCGTAGTGTTATTGTCGGTGCCGCCGCTAATCATTCTTGGATATATTTCCTTTAATATTTCGAAAAATACGATCGTGCATAACCATCTGGACAACAACAAGCATAATCTGCAGGCGGCAAGCGAAGTGGCGGATCTTCTGTTCCGGAACGTCATTAACATGCACCGGCTTATTCTAGCCAACGATCAGCTTCGCGACGAGCTGAAGGCAAGCGCGGCGGACGAAAGCCACGTGCTGGATATCCGGACCGCCAACCGCCTGCAAAATCTCGTTGTACGCAACTTGATCGATACCCGTCACATCGACTCTATTTGCTTGTTCGACCGGGGCTTCCACTCCGTCTGTTACGGCAGCGTTGAAGCAAACGCGGGAATCTATGACGATGAGACAAGCCGGTCGGTGATTGGCCAGACGGATTGGTACAAGCGAGCGGAAGCGGCGAACGGCAGAGAGGTATTTTTCAGCTACAACGTGCTTCAGTCCATTAATTCGGGGAATGCCGGGACCTCGTTCTCCAGCGTGAAGCTGCTTCGCGATCCGGCGAACTTCCGCGTCATCGGACTGCTTATTATTAATTTGAAGAAGACGATATTCGAGCAGGCGATGGGGGATGACGGGGATTTTATCGTGCTGGATACGACCGGCAAGTTTTCCCGCAGCGTCTATGCCCAGAATGCTTCCATTGAACATCTGATCGACCGCGAGGTTGGCGAGGACAGCGTCCTGCGCGAGCTGCATCAGCATGGTTATTTGACGGTTGGCTACCGTAACGCAACGACCAATTGGACCTTCCTTCATATCGTCAAAACAAACGTGCTGCTGCAGGATTCCAACCGCATCGGTACGGTAACGATGCTTATTGCGGGCTTTATCGCGCTTATTGCGATTATTCTGTCCATGTTTGTATCGGGCAGTATTACCCGGCCGCTCTTGCAACTGAAAAAAATGATGGTGGACTGGTCCAAGGGCTCAGGAGCCTCGGTGCAGGTTATTTCCTTCGAGGAAGACGAGGTCGGGGCGATTGGCGAGACGTTCCGCAAAATCTCCTCCGAGAACAAACAGCTGAACGAAAGGCTTATCCATTCGCAGCTAAAGGAGAGGGAAGCGGAGCTTCGGACGCTGCAGGCGCAGATTAAGCCGCATTTTCTCTATAACACGCTGGATTCGATCTATTGGATGGCTATTCTGCAAAACAACGCGGATATCGCGAAGATGACGGTTGCTTTGTCGGAGAGCTTCAAAATCAGCCTGAACAAAGGGAAGGAAACGATTCCGGTGTTCAAGGAGCTCCAGCATATCGAGCATTATATGACAATACAGAATCTCCGCTATAAGTCGCGGTTCCATTATATCGTTAATGTGGAGCAGGGGCTGATGAGCATCGAGATTCTGAAGTTGATTTTACAGCCGCTTGTCGAGAACGCCATCTACCATGGCCTGGAGCCAAAGGTTGGAGAAGGATCAATCCGGCTGACGGGCAGAATGGAGGACGGTACGGCTGTCTTTACCGTGGAAGACGATGGCGTCGGGATGGAGGATATCCAAGCAACGGAGACCGGGTACGGGCTTGTAAACGTGAGGGAACGAATCATGCTCTACTATGGTCACAGAAGCTCGTTAACGGTTCGGAGCGAACCGGGGAAAGGAACAATCGTCGAGATCCGGTTCCGGCCAAATGAAATCAGAGAGGGTTGA
- a CDS encoding ABC transporter substrate-binding protein yields MSRPAAAMGLITALCVFLVSCSSGGSYGTNEDEQITDPTRVIHYVSSDLEEQQPRIISEQAREYEKQHPNIKYEFESVNTSDLVQKIQLLAASNDLPEVFSYESGRPLEQLADNGFILDIEKVFRELGLQNELNPAAVKLLKSMVRDKGLYALPLEINIEGFWYNKNLFAKYGLAVPETWDDLLHAAEVLQSHGVQPFSLAGGNKWPITRLINSYVIRVYGYDAMQRVARKELKVTDPGFVRAADTIQRMAQLGYFGRHVNTTETDEATTMFLEGKTAMYYTGSWSLRDFNSTIRNKIGTDAIGLFNIPLVKNGAGTKDDWLMNAGLTTSLSAATYDDTMKDWLKAVFTGYGDKAMQEYGVISGFNVKNMPEDVPKLTQMAQETIDSVKNGALWFEALFDADTQTVAWNNAQLLIASKDYTGKMYMQDLQAALDKQQ; encoded by the coding sequence ATGAGTAGGCCGGCTGCGGCAATGGGCCTAATAACCGCGTTATGCGTATTTCTCGTATCCTGCTCAAGCGGCGGCTCGTACGGAACCAATGAAGACGAGCAAATTACGGATCCGACCCGGGTTATTCATTACGTATCGTCGGATCTCGAAGAGCAGCAGCCCCGGATTATAAGCGAGCAGGCCCGCGAGTATGAGAAGCAGCATCCCAACATTAAATATGAATTCGAGAGTGTCAACACCTCGGACCTCGTTCAGAAAATCCAACTGCTTGCGGCAAGCAACGACCTGCCGGAGGTCTTCTCCTACGAATCGGGCAGACCGCTTGAACAGCTGGCGGACAACGGATTTATTTTGGATATCGAGAAGGTGTTTCGCGAGCTTGGCCTGCAAAACGAATTAAACCCGGCAGCCGTGAAGCTGCTTAAATCAATGGTACGGGACAAAGGGCTGTACGCTTTGCCGCTAGAGATTAACATCGAGGGCTTCTGGTACAACAAAAATCTGTTTGCCAAATATGGTCTGGCTGTTCCGGAGACCTGGGATGACCTTCTGCACGCGGCGGAGGTATTGCAGTCGCATGGCGTTCAGCCCTTCTCGCTGGCGGGCGGCAATAAATGGCCGATTACCCGGCTCATTAACAGCTACGTCATCCGGGTATACGGCTATGACGCGATGCAGCGGGTAGCCCGCAAGGAGCTTAAGGTAACGGATCCGGGGTTTGTTAGAGCGGCCGATACGATTCAGCGGATGGCCCAGCTTGGTTATTTCGGCAGGCATGTGAACACAACCGAGACCGACGAGGCGACAACGATGTTCCTCGAAGGGAAAACCGCCATGTATTACACGGGAAGCTGGAGCCTCAGGGATTTTAACAGCACGATCAGAAACAAGATCGGAACGGATGCCATCGGATTGTTTAATATTCCTTTGGTGAAAAACGGAGCGGGAACGAAGGATGACTGGCTGATGAACGCGGGGTTAACCACTTCATTATCGGCGGCAACGTATGACGATACGATGAAGGACTGGCTGAAGGCGGTGTTTACCGGCTACGGGGACAAGGCCATGCAGGAATACGGCGTAATCTCCGGCTTTAATGTAAAGAACATGCCGGAGGATGTGCCTAAGCTGACGCAGATGGCGCAGGAGACGATCGACAGCGTCAAGAACGGTGCTTTATGGTTTGAGGCTTTATTTGATGCCGATACCCAGACGGTTGCCTGGAATAATGCCCAGCTGCTGATTGCAAGCAAGGATTATACCGGGAAGATGTACATGCAAGACTTGCAGGCGGCATTAGACAAGCAGCAATAA
- a CDS encoding carbohydrate ABC transporter permease yields MKLKGTKRIIFEVIAIVLSIVIFWVPFCFVIINSLKNKTDAAQLDLSWPTSLQWSNYKEVLIAQDHMVIRSFVNSTLITLLSIAILVVVSAMTGYVLQRRNDRWSGIIQFLVLAGLMIPPAVVPTIWVLDSIHLFKTMSGIVLVEVALGISFAVMLYRSFMATIPREIDEAAVVDGCGSMRMFFQMILPLLMPVTSTVIVLSSVGIYNDFVNPLYFFPGAKNATIQLTLYNFTSMYNTSWNLLFADIILISLPPLILFIFFNKRIVAGMTAGAVKG; encoded by the coding sequence ATGAAGCTGAAAGGCACGAAAAGAATTATTTTCGAGGTTATTGCGATTGTCTTGTCCATCGTTATTTTCTGGGTCCCGTTCTGTTTTGTCATTATCAACTCGCTGAAAAATAAGACGGACGCCGCACAGCTTGATCTAAGCTGGCCAACCTCCCTTCAATGGTCGAACTACAAGGAAGTTCTTATCGCGCAAGACCATATGGTTATCCGGTCCTTCGTGAACAGTACGCTTATCACGCTGCTATCGATCGCTATTCTCGTGGTGGTCAGCGCGATGACCGGTTATGTGCTGCAGCGCCGCAATGACCGCTGGTCCGGCATCATTCAGTTTCTTGTGTTGGCCGGCCTTATGATTCCTCCCGCCGTTGTACCAACGATCTGGGTACTGGACTCGATCCATCTGTTCAAGACGATGTCCGGAATTGTCCTGGTCGAGGTTGCGCTTGGCATTTCGTTCGCCGTTATGCTGTACCGCAGCTTTATGGCGACGATCCCAAGGGAAATTGACGAAGCGGCTGTCGTGGACGGCTGCGGCAGCATGCGGATGTTTTTCCAGATGATCCTGCCGCTCCTTATGCCGGTAACCTCAACGGTTATCGTGCTGTCGTCGGTCGGCATTTACAACGACTTCGTGAATCCGCTCTACTTCTTCCCGGGTGCCAAAAACGCTACGATCCAGCTGACCCTGTACAACTTCACCAGCATGTACAATACGTCTTGGAATCTGCTGTTCGCCGATATTATTCTGATCTCTCTTCCGCCGCTTATTCTGTTTATCTTCTTCAACAAAAGAATCGTTGCCGGCATGACGGCCGGTGCGGTTAAAGGCTGA
- a CDS encoding extracellular solute-binding protein: MAHSKKKTILALTGAVLLTSALTACGSNNNNGNAANANASKSPEASQTAAAESPAATSDASSERYEKPVTLKLMIDNQTSTEGIKAVADEIEKRYNIKTEFDLRPGGDEGDNLVKTRLATGEMDDLSFYNSGSLFKALQPEKYFIDLTSEPFMQNVLDSFLPTVSVDGKTYAAPSGASQAGAWLYNKKVYAELGLSVPKTWDELKANNEKIKAAGKTAVIGSYKDSWTSQLIVLADYANVQGDAPTFADDFTNNKAKFADTPAALRSFQKLADMKDYMNKDYLATTYDQALKMLVDGTGVQYPMLTFALSNIFATYPDKIDDIGVFAQPADSADKTALTVWMPAGIAIYKDGKNVEAAKKWINFFASPEGMALLATKAKPEGPYVIKGATLPDDAYAGVKEMMPYFDNGNNAPALEFLSPLKGPSLPQLTVEVGAGMKSPEDNAKAYDKDVEKQAKQLGIAGW; this comes from the coding sequence ATGGCACACTCTAAAAAGAAAACAATTCTGGCCCTGACAGGAGCCGTACTTCTTACATCCGCTTTAACGGCATGCGGCAGCAACAATAATAACGGCAACGCGGCAAACGCTAATGCAAGCAAGTCCCCGGAAGCAAGCCAGACCGCCGCAGCCGAATCGCCGGCGGCAACAAGCGACGCCTCATCCGAACGCTACGAAAAGCCGGTCACGCTGAAGCTGATGATCGACAACCAGACTTCTACGGAAGGCATTAAAGCTGTAGCCGACGAGATCGAGAAGCGCTACAACATCAAAACCGAATTCGACCTCCGTCCTGGCGGCGACGAAGGCGACAACCTCGTAAAAACAAGACTGGCAACCGGTGAAATGGATGACCTGAGCTTCTACAACTCCGGCTCCCTATTCAAAGCGCTGCAGCCTGAAAAATATTTCATTGACCTGACAAGCGAACCGTTTATGCAAAATGTGCTGGATTCCTTCCTGCCAACCGTCAGCGTTGACGGCAAAACGTATGCGGCGCCAAGCGGCGCATCGCAAGCAGGAGCTTGGCTTTACAATAAAAAGGTTTATGCGGAGCTTGGCTTGTCCGTTCCGAAAACTTGGGATGAGCTGAAAGCCAACAACGAGAAAATTAAAGCAGCAGGCAAAACGGCGGTTATCGGCTCCTACAAGGACAGCTGGACCTCCCAGCTGATCGTGCTGGCCGACTACGCCAACGTTCAGGGTGATGCTCCAACGTTTGCCGATGATTTCACCAATAACAAAGCGAAGTTCGCCGATACGCCCGCAGCTCTGCGCAGCTTCCAAAAGCTTGCCGATATGAAGGATTACATGAACAAGGATTACCTCGCCACCACGTATGACCAAGCGCTCAAAATGCTCGTTGACGGCACAGGCGTTCAGTACCCGATGCTGACCTTCGCTCTCTCGAACATCTTTGCAACGTATCCGGACAAAATCGACGATATCGGCGTATTCGCCCAGCCTGCCGACAGCGCGGACAAAACCGCTCTGACCGTATGGATGCCAGCCGGAATCGCGATCTATAAGGACGGTAAAAACGTAGAAGCCGCGAAAAAATGGATCAACTTCTTCGCTTCGCCTGAGGGAATGGCTCTCCTGGCGACAAAAGCAAAACCTGAAGGTCCTTACGTGATCAAGGGCGCAACGCTGCCGGATGATGCTTACGCCGGCGTAAAAGAAATGATGCCTTACTTCGACAACGGCAATAACGCACCGGCTCTTGAGTTCCTGTCCCCACTCAAAGGACCAAGCCTGCCGCAGCTGACGGTTGAAGTCGGCGCAGGCATGAAGTCGCCGGAAGACAATGCCAAGGCGTACGACAAAGACGTCGAGAAGCAAGCGAAGCAGCTTGGCATCGCAGGCTGGTGA
- a CDS encoding carbohydrate ABC transporter permease: MQKASLTKASKRFYTYKFLLPAGIIYFVLFLLPTIMSFFFSMTRWDLVDWDFIGLDNYKTFFSESSLNIGFRNTLIYAVVTCGLKVVFGLLLGVALTSGLRIKGYLRSVVFFPTLLSTIAVGIAFSSMMHPTQGLINKSLALAGIVGPDWLGDTSIALLSVAFVDVWKGVGMATVIFIAGIMSIPEEYYEALQIDGGNAWDRFKHITNPLVAPAMNSVIILAFIGGLRSFDLVWAMTKGGPGFSTDLIASIIYKQYQGGFYGLSTAGNVILFIGVSLLAFPLLKLLSKREVDL; the protein is encoded by the coding sequence ATGCAGAAGGCTTCCCTAACAAAGGCTTCCAAAAGGTTTTATACGTACAAGTTTTTGCTGCCCGCGGGCATTATTTATTTCGTGCTGTTCCTCTTGCCCACCATCATGTCCTTCTTCTTCAGTATGACGAGATGGGATCTGGTGGACTGGGATTTCATCGGCCTGGACAACTATAAGACGTTTTTCTCGGAATCGTCGCTTAATATCGGCTTCCGCAACACCTTAATCTATGCGGTTGTGACCTGCGGTCTCAAGGTCGTATTTGGACTCTTGCTGGGGGTCGCGCTGACATCCGGTCTCCGAATCAAAGGCTATCTGCGTTCCGTCGTTTTCTTCCCGACGCTGCTCTCTACCATTGCGGTAGGTATCGCGTTCAGCAGCATGATGCATCCGACGCAAGGTCTGATTAATAAAAGCCTGGCGCTTGCGGGCATTGTTGGTCCCGACTGGCTTGGCGACACGAGTATCGCCCTCTTGTCCGTCGCTTTCGTTGATGTATGGAAGGGCGTTGGCATGGCTACTGTTATTTTTATCGCGGGCATTATGTCCATTCCCGAAGAATATTACGAAGCGCTTCAGATCGACGGCGGCAACGCCTGGGACCGGTTCAAGCATATTACGAACCCGCTTGTGGCACCCGCGATGAACTCGGTTATTATCCTGGCCTTTATCGGGGGCCTCCGTTCCTTCGACCTCGTATGGGCAATGACCAAAGGCGGGCCGGGCTTCAGCACGGACTTGATCGCTTCTATCATTTATAAACAATATCAAGGCGGCTTCTATGGCCTCTCGACGGCGGGCAACGTGATTCTCTTTATCGGCGTATCCCTGCTGGCCTTCCCTCTGCTTAAGCTTCTGTCCAAAAGGGAGGTTGATCTGTAA
- a CDS encoding response regulator: protein MLKAVIFDDEYIVTEGLQMMVDWSRYGIELAGTAADGLSALQMVRELQPDIVMTDIRMPGLTGLQLIEEIAKEMPDTACIVFSGFNEFEYIRKALKLGVIDYLDKPITLEKIDEAIGRTIARIGHQQEHTQLKTQVAANKEALLEKATLDLLLLGEHAVADWKKAFGEAGAEGVKGVTVLAATGNTERLEEHPSYRLVSFSYGKEWVTVAFHYDLPADQLWEQLTLRSPQMEESVGSGQTYPDAADAAKSYNEAVRALRYAVFLEEKGWTRFEHAEDSFPHGLTECEEEIVFNMRTGNKEGLLRLLDEYKHCMEAERLSPESVEQEVLKLAYIGYQVAKESGGDMKQQAIVPYRELGEMSSRDRMFEWLREQMELLHNFMREDKHAAKHNAVEKALAFIEKHYLESFTLQEVADHVGMNATYLSLLFKEKVGTSYIKYVTKLRMEQAKMLLHKGMLVNDVSKKVGYYNYRHFTELFKKYAGVTPGQFREGHVGGKTHEQAQEVEEHE, encoded by the coding sequence ATGTTAAAAGCCGTTATTTTCGACGATGAATATATCGTTACTGAGGGGCTTCAAATGATGGTGGACTGGTCCCGTTACGGCATTGAACTGGCCGGTACGGCCGCCGACGGTCTCTCCGCTCTGCAGATGGTCCGGGAGCTTCAGCCCGATATCGTGATGACGGATATCCGCATGCCCGGTTTAACCGGATTGCAGCTGATTGAAGAGATAGCGAAGGAAATGCCGGATACCGCGTGTATCGTGTTCAGCGGCTTTAACGAGTTCGAATATATCCGCAAGGCGCTAAAGCTTGGCGTGATTGATTATTTGGATAAGCCCATTACGCTTGAAAAAATCGACGAAGCGATCGGGCGGACCATCGCCCGTATCGGCCATCAGCAGGAGCATACGCAGCTAAAAACCCAGGTGGCCGCCAATAAAGAAGCTTTGCTGGAGAAGGCAACGCTTGATTTACTGCTGCTTGGGGAGCACGCCGTTGCTGATTGGAAGAAGGCCTTCGGGGAAGCTGGAGCCGAAGGGGTGAAAGGCGTCACCGTGCTTGCAGCCACGGGCAATACGGAGCGGCTCGAGGAGCATCCGTCGTACCGCTTAGTTTCTTTCTCATACGGCAAAGAGTGGGTGACAGTCGCTTTTCATTACGATTTGCCGGCAGATCAGCTGTGGGAACAGCTGACGCTCCGTTCACCGCAAATGGAGGAGTCGGTTGGCTCCGGGCAGACCTACCCCGATGCGGCAGATGCAGCCAAAAGCTACAATGAAGCGGTACGCGCTCTCAGGTACGCCGTTTTTCTGGAGGAGAAAGGCTGGACCCGGTTCGAGCATGCGGAGGACAGCTTTCCGCACGGCTTAACCGAGTGCGAGGAAGAAATCGTCTTCAACATGCGAACAGGCAATAAGGAGGGCTTGCTGCGCCTATTGGATGAATACAAGCATTGCATGGAGGCCGAGCGGCTCAGTCCCGAGTCAGTCGAGCAGGAGGTTCTCAAACTGGCTTATATCGGGTATCAGGTAGCGAAGGAATCCGGCGGGGATATGAAGCAGCAGGCAATTGTACCCTACCGGGAGCTTGGCGAGATGTCGTCAAGAGACCGGATGTTCGAATGGCTGCGGGAGCAGATGGAACTACTTCACAACTTTATGAGGGAAGACAAGCATGCAGCGAAGCATAATGCGGTGGAGAAGGCGCTGGCTTTTATCGAGAAGCATTATCTGGAGTCGTTCACCCTGCAGGAGGTGGCCGATCATGTCGGCATGAATGCCACCTATCTCAGCCTGCTGTTCAAAGAAAAAGTCGGAACCTCGTATATCAAATACGTCACCAAGCTGCGGATGGAGCAGGCGAAGATGCTGCTGCACAAAGGCATGCTTGTCAATGATGTGAGCAAGAAGGTAGGCTATTACAACTACAGGCATTTTACGGAGCTGTTCAAGAAATACGCGGGCGTAACGCCGGGGCAATTCCGTGAAGGACATGTCGGCGGCAAAACGCATGAGCAAGCGCAGGAGGTGGAGGAGCATGAGTAG
- a CDS encoding ABC transporter permease, giving the protein MKLLNRKWVTIPLLWVITFIVWQIGAWIYGPEIIPGPAATWQGAQELLSDGSLMKYIGISFYRVFAGWALGSLLAIPIGLTIGKVTAIRVFAEPFLNFVRFIPPIAFITLFLVWFGIGEQSKIALIMYATLFIVIINTLTGVLAIEEDRIRSARSMGASEWQILLHVVIPATTPYIFTGIRLAMGTSYMAIIGAEMIAANEGVGFLIWNSRLYFRTDWIFVGLISLGLMGFLTDRIVGWLGSKLLFRYGVINTTALRRR; this is encoded by the coding sequence ATGAAGCTATTAAACAGGAAATGGGTAACGATTCCGCTGCTATGGGTTATCACCTTCATCGTGTGGCAGATTGGCGCATGGATCTATGGTCCGGAAATTATTCCGGGTCCTGCCGCTACCTGGCAAGGAGCGCAGGAGCTGCTGAGTGACGGTTCGTTAATGAAATATATCGGCATCAGCTTCTACCGGGTATTTGCCGGCTGGGCGCTTGGCAGCCTTCTTGCCATTCCGATTGGACTTACCATCGGCAAAGTAACCGCGATTCGCGTCTTTGCGGAGCCGTTCCTGAACTTCGTCCGGTTTATCCCTCCTATCGCGTTTATTACGCTGTTCCTCGTATGGTTCGGCATTGGCGAGCAGTCGAAGATTGCCCTCATTATGTACGCGACTCTATTTATCGTCATTATTAATACGTTAACCGGCGTGCTCGCCATTGAAGAGGACCGGATCCGCTCGGCCCGCAGCATGGGGGCTTCCGAATGGCAGATTTTGCTCCATGTGGTCATTCCGGCTACCACGCCTTATATATTCACCGGCATCCGGCTCGCTATGGGCACCTCGTACATGGCGATCATAGGCGCGGAGATGATCGCGGCTAACGAAGGCGTAGGCTTCCTCATCTGGAACTCCAGGCTTTACTTCCGTACGGACTGGATCTTTGTTGGGTTAATCAGCCTTGGTCTGATGGGCTTCCTGACCGACCGCATTGTTGGCTGGCTCGGCAGCAAGCTGCTGTTCCGGTACGGCGTCATTAACACAACGGCCCTTCGCCGCCGCTAA